The Lepisosteus oculatus isolate fLepOcu1 chromosome 4, fLepOcu1.hap2, whole genome shotgun sequence genome window below encodes:
- the cpn1 gene encoding carboxypeptidase N catalytic chain has translation MLEKLGGLLLSCVVYLGATVLAVDLQHHGYEDMVRALFNVHNECPYITRLYSIGRSVEGRHLYVLEFSDNPGIHELLEPEFKYVGNMHGNEVLGRELLIQLSQFLCEEYRAGNARIMRLIHDTRIHILPSMNPDGYEVAASQGPEDNGYLTGRSNSRDVDLNRNFPDLNALMYYYEKINGKNHHLPLPDNWEEQVEPETLAVIQWMQNYNFVLSANLHGGAVVANYPFDKSREPRVRGFRKTAYSATPDDKIFKKLAKTYSYAHGWMHKGWNCGDFFDEGITNGAHWYSLSKGMQDFNYLYTNCFEITLELSCDKFPATEALQQEWLGNREALISYLEQIHHGIKGMVYDENYNGIGDAVISVSGINHDITSGAGGDYFRLLLPGTYTVTASVPGYLPSSRLVTVGPAEAIELHFYLKLAPKDTTDVNLNRNIHNIKDPLSKVPPRNLGPR, from the exons ATGCTTGAGAAGTTAGGTGGCTTGCTGCTAAGTTGTGTGGTGTACCTGGGGGCCACTGTCTTGGCTGTGGACTTGCAGCATCATGGCTATGAGGACATGGTCAGAGCCCTCTTCAATGTGCACAACGAATGCCCTTACATCACCCGGCTATACAGCATTGGGCGCAGTGTGGAGGGCAGGCACCTCTACGTCCTGGAGTTCAGTGACAACCCTGGGATACATGAACTGT TGGAGCCTGAGTTCAAGTATGTGGGGAATATGCACGGAAACGAGGTACTCGGTCGGGAGTTGCTTATTCAGCTTTCCCAGTTCCTGTGTGAGGAGTATCGAGCTGGCAACGCAAGGATAATGAGGCTGATCCATGACACACGGATCCACATTTTGCCCTCCATGAACCCAGATGGATATGAGGTGGCAGCTAGCCAG GGACCAGAGGACAATGGGTATCTCACAGGCAGGTCCAATTCCAGAGACGTGGATCTAAACCGCAACTTTCCAGACCTGAATGCTCTGATGTACTATTATGAGAAAATCAACGGGAAGAACCATCACCTTCCTCTGCCAGACAACTGGGAAGAACAG GTAGAGCCTGAAACCCTAGCTGTGATCCAGTGGATGCAAAATTACAATTTTGTCCTGTCAGCTAACCTGCATGGCGGGGCTGTTGTGGCAAATTACCCCTTCGATAAGTCTCGTGAGCCCAGGGTGCGGGGGTTTCGCAAGACTGCCTATTCTGCCACACCAGATgacaagatttttaaaaag TTGGCTAAGACATACTCATACGCCCACGGCTGGATGCACAAAGGCTGGAACTGTGGGGATTTTTTCGACGAGGGCATCACGAATGGAGCACACTGGTACTCTCTCTCTAAAG GAATGCAAGACTTTAACTACCTCTACACCAATTGCTTTGAAATAACCCTGGAGCTAAGCTGTGACAAGTTCCCTGCTACAGAGGCCCTGCAGCAGGAGTGGCTGGGTAACAGGGAGGCTCTGATCTCCTACTTGGAGCAG ATTCACCATGGCATCAAAGGCATGGTTTACGATGAAAATTACAACGGCATTGGCGACGCAGTGATTTCTGTGTCGGGGATCAATCACGACATCACAAGCG GTGCTGGGGGAGATTATTTCCGTTTGCTGTTACCTGGGACCTACACTGTAACTGCGTCAGTCCCTGGATACCTGCCTTCTTCCAGACTGGTTACGGTGGGTCCTGCAGAAGCTATTGAG TTACACTTCTATCTAAAATTGGCCCCTAAGGACACCACTGACGTGAATCTCAACAGAAATATTCACAACATAAAGGATCCCCTGTCAAAGGTCCCACCAAGAAATCTTGGGCCAAGATGA